Within the Indicator indicator isolate 239-I01 chromosome 1, UM_Iind_1.1, whole genome shotgun sequence genome, the region GGCATAGTGGCTCACCCTGGCTGAGAATCTCTGAAGACTCATCTGTCTCCGCATCaactttttctcttgttctctGGTCCTTCAGTTTCTGGGCATGGTTCTTGTGTGAGCTGGTGCTAGAGGCCTaggtgtccttcttatgatgctGACTTCCTGCCTCGCCCTGTGCAGAAACAGTCAATAAAgttagttggaagggactgtccTTATctggccagccctgctgcctggttCAGTAGGTCAGTAACCAACCCAGGGCTGGACTTTTCTCGTGATTCTGATACAAGAATTCAATAATGTATCTCAGTTGAGAGAGTAGCCCTctatgctgcaggcagtgccagacAGATATGGTGTGCatgtagaaaaagaaagaggaggcttTAAAAGATCAGTTTTATGATAGGACTTTGTGGTATTGTGCAGATACAGAGTTTAATGTCATTGGCAGTTTATCAAACTGATTGGAACTGGCTAGCAAGGTTTCCAATAAGGTGCTAGAGATACCTCGAGTTTGCCTTTTGGTGAAAAAGCAGTTGCAGTGCTTTGGCAATAGTTCAAATGTTTTATACCTTTGTCCCTTGACTTCATTTTAGTCACTATGACTGTAGCAGTGATGTATTTTACAAGTTAGGTAAAATTATAATGGTAAATCTGGCTGAAAAAAAGAGGTGAATCGAGGAACAGAATTACCCTTAGCCCAGCATGATGCTGTGGAAAAGAAGTCTTTGGAAGCAAACccggttttgtttttaaactacaAACTCAGCCTTATAAGATATGTGACAGCAGAGATCTCCTGGTAGAAGAAATTCCGAAGGAAATGTCAGGACTCACCTTCTGTACAGCTGATGGCTGTATTAATGTTGCTTCTTactgacacatttttaaaagctttccaGTCTCAGATGGAAGACATTTTGTCAGCCTTTTggtttttcatctttttcaagGGCAGACTTTTTTGTTATGCAATAGATATGAAAGTGTAATCTGACAGCTTGTATGCAATCCTATTCAAAAATAGTATATAGCTTCTGTTGGCTTATGACATCTACTGGAGTGAGTGTTACAAAGTAGGCTTTCCAGTCCAGCACGTGAAAAGAGAGAAGGTCTCTGCATGTGGGATGTGTGAGTTCAAGCACCGAGTCAGTTATAGCCTTGTGTGATGGTGAGCATAAGACTTGGGTGTCCAAGTTGCCCAGTTAGAAAATGGCCCTAAGCAGCACTCCTTGgaatcacaggaaaacaaatggGAGTTTCATTGCTAAACTATTGGGGACCTATTTGGAGCCAGCTGGAAGGCCAGCCTAAGTCTCTGTTGATATGAGAGCATCTATCTCTACACAACAATTTTCTGCCACAGACTAAAACAGGAGACAGGCGTTTTCCTTACAAAATACTTGAGTTTGTGATTAATGGTGAGGGCATGAGTAGTTCCCAAGGACTTGGGGTTTGCAGCATGGGGCGTTAGTTTGGATAAACTACTTAGGCTTATTAGTGGTGCTGATAACACATGAAGTGTTGGaagcattttgttgttgtttaggaAAGTAGCACAAATTGACATGTCATATAAGCATCTTGAATGATGAATGAGACAGGCTACTGGTCTGTGGCATGTAATACTCTGGGCTGAGGAGATCACCTCAAGGAACATATGGGGTGCCTTTTAAAATCCTCAGATGTGGGCCAGTTTCCAATGATTTTATCTTGTATCATCCATTGAATATGGTGAAGGTCCTAATGCCACCTCACATATTGAGAGGAAAAGTCCAAAGAGCCTAACCAACTCCTACAGGGAGAGGCTGGGTTCCCTACAGTGCTGGGCTGAACTTAATCATTCTTTAAAGCAGTTTCTCTTGctctggaaaagagagaggTTAGAGAGATTACCCTCATGGGGTAATGTGAACTTTTGTGCTTATTTACTACAATTAAGAGAATTCACTTTGCAATTTGGAAAAGCAACTAATAACATTTCTGTGACATAGCACAAGGAGTTGTTGAGAAAAGTGTTTGGAGTCAGGGCTGTTGAAGTGGAAAAAGGGTAATGCATTTTTGAGCAAAGGAGACATTTCAACTCTTACAGGTGAAAAGATTTGAATAATGAATTTGACTACAGGATGGATGGATTCAGACCACTAAGTAGCAATACATGTGTTCTCTCGGGGCTTTCCATCTGTGGTTTACCAGCCATGCCACAACGAAAGCCTTTCGCTTTTCTGTGAAAGTGAGTCTGTTTGAGTCTTCCCACAAAGCTGCACCAAGTGGTGCTTTCCTGTGCATACGTTCAAGTTGCCTGGGACATGCAGTTCATGTAAATTCATCTTTAATGAAGGGAAATGAAGTGATGCTGGTGCCTAAGTCCAACAGTAAGCCAGGACCATGCAATGAGCCAGTTTCTGTTCTGGAAGCAGAAGGGTGTGTTGTATCTTTGCTCTGTTACCAGATAAGTTAGGGGAGAAAAGGATGTATTAGCCCAGGCTTAAGTACTGCCTTCAGTCTACTTATGTGGCTTTCACTGACTTTGCTCAaggtattttgttttgtgagCCAAAATGGAGCAAAGATTGTCAAGCCTCTGTGTTGTGtcagtttctcttcatctgAGAGCTTTGGAAAAAAGCACCGATATGCCTTGAGTGGTGTGGCTGAAAGTAGAACTGCTGCTTTGGGGTTAACAGTTTGGAGTGGCTGGTCTTTAAATGATGATAGAGATTTAGTCAAAAGTCCAGAGGAATGAAtggattttatttaaaatataaacatgGTATGTGATAAACTGCTACTACAAAATTCTCTAGTAGCTTGAATGGCAACACACAACTGTCATCTAGGATTTATTTGCCTCCAAAAATAGCTGGAAACCTAAACCAATTGAAAGTATGGATGTTACAAGAGCAGGCTACTGCATTTAGATATGTTCACTACCTACCATGAAGTAGTCCAGGAGTAAGATGTTCCAACCAGTCTAAACTAGCTTAACAACATATTGCAAAGCAACTGCTAGGCCACTTCTTGCATCTCTAAATAATTACAGCTTCTTGCAGCTGCAGAGTGTAAAGGTGGGGAAACATTTTTAGAAAAGACTTCTCTTAGTTGTAGCAGCAGAAAAGACACTGCACAAACCAGCTTTATATGACAGACAGTGAGGAAATGTCTGCAGGACTTCTTACTGACCCACTAGGAAATGGTGACCTTCCACATCCACACAGATGTTGCTCACGTTTTTGAGATGTCTGCAAGCTTGCACTGAAGACTAGACACAGACTCAGAAAGCGGACATGAAAGCAaacaaggaaaggctgacagTAATTTATGGGACCTCAGCAATTTTAACTGACAAATCCCTACATGATAGGATGTTACAGTTGTAGATTGGAAGGCAACAGAAGACAAAGGTGAAACTAATAAATAAAACAGTATTTTTCACAGATGTTGAAGATTATAGCAAATATACGATGTACTTTTTTGACATTAATAGATAATGTCTCTAGAAAACAACTGTACAGTTACTTCCAATCTAAACAGGAGACAGGAGCTTAATTATTTAGTTGTGGcatgttttatatttttttttaaacaatttccCTATCCTAGTAGAACTGGTGACTGAGCCTCGATAATAGTATCAAATGAGAGCTAAACTGCTCCTTCTCTTAAATGCTATGGAGGCTGAGTCTGTGCAGCCCTTCCACAAGATATTGACGCAGCAGTGGTGCACAGCTACCCAGCTTGGAGTCTTCTTGGAGGTATTGCTAACTGTACTATTGCCAAATGGCTCTGGACTCCTCAGGATGGAAGAACAAGACAAcaaaatttattttcacttgACTGGGATTTGAAATGATCTTGGTATGAAAAATTGCATGTCCTATTTCACAGTTGGCACTGGAGTGCCTTTCCACACAAGAGTTAAGACAAAGCTGTGTTTATTCATGAAAATTATAGAATTTATTCTTGCAATTGGTGCAGGAGAAGACAAAGTTTCCAGGGCtcagtttaaaatcatcatCTTCATCCCCCCCATGACAAGATGGGGAAACTGCCACACCTAGGCAAGAGAGCTAGTACAGATTCCTGCTCTTTCAAAACCTCATACCATCAGCTAAGTTCAGGGCTCTGCTATTTTCAACCAGTTTCTCTTGGGAGTCTGCATCCTGAAACAGCAAAGCACACACACTGGCACAAGGAAAGAACAGGTTTTGGCTTTCTGGACATTCAAGGACAATACAGTGATACAGTccgcactttttttttttttttgaggtggaGGGAGAGATTCACTTAAaaaatttcagtttaaaatccTTCCCTGGATGCCACAGGGGAGTGCTTATATAAAGATTAACTGAATCAAGCAGAGCTTGACCACAGTTTTTGTTCCATTCTGAATAGGTAAGTCCAGGTAACCTGACATTAACATAGCAGAGACCACTACTTTTAAATGGGCAGGTTTCCACAGCCTGTTCTTTCACACAGTATACACTGGCTGCTGTCAAAAGTGGAAGTTCCCTCTTTGGTGGAATATTCAGTAAAACCAATGTCAATATGAATCACACTTAAAGGAATGCACACGCTGTTATGTTAACGTGTCCAGTGCTTAACCCCATCAGAGCAACTCCTATTTTTGGAGGACTAGGTCAAAATGTTCTACCTAGTTCTGTAGACAATAATGCACAGCTGGCAAAACCAGACAATGAAAGAATGTGCTGTAGAGAGGGGAAGGTGGAAAAGGTCACAAATCTCGCTTTGCAGCAAgtccttcagttttcttttttttttttttttttttttttttttagctgcctTTCTTCACATTTAGTATCCATTGTCAGGGTAATGAGCTAGAACCTCCCATGCTCCTGAAATGCAGTTGCTTCTGCTGCTAGGAAAGTCCTCGAGGGCGATGATGAGATACGAGGCACTCACCAGTTTTCTCTGGTCTGGTACAGAGTAGCTAAGTCCCAGGCTTACTGCTTTCCTCAGTGCAGCAGCTCAAAACTATTACAGAGGTCTGTCCAAAGTGCTTAGCTGATGTGGTGACACAACTTATGTGGGTACCACCAGTGGCTGAAACAGAAATCCAGCAGATTTTGCTGTCTTCTTGTATTGGAGAAGCTTTATCTTGCCTCTGCTCTTGGCATGCTCTGCAGAAATTTGTCACTTGTATTGCAAGCAATGCTGCCACTGAGACAGGGAGTGATGCTTCTCTTGACACTTCTCCAGCTGCCCAAACTGTTGGCAGAATTTCCATTTATACAGATGCtgtaaaaccaaacaaacttctttttagaaaacaaacaacacagaagaaaaaaaccccagaagtaATCTTAGAGTTGGTTTTCGTATACAACCAGTGGAGCAAGCTGCAGAGCTATGGAGATGATGATGCTGAGAGAGAATCGGGTGAGGTAAAGCCTTGTCTCTGCTTGGATACCTGGAGCACTGGGTGCTCTCCTGCCACAGACTAGAGTGCCTTCCTTTGTGCAAAAGCTAACAGTGCTCTCCTGCTAACATCCCCTGCCCAGTGAAGGGATGTCAGCATCACCTTTGGTACATTTGAAACTATTTCAGGGAATGAGATATACGAAACCTATCCAGGGTCAAGGGAAACCAGCTTCCTGAGGCTCCTCTACAGGCAGTGAAAATCCTTCCACAGAGCAATTTAGAATTGCTTCAGCTCTGAATTTCTCCTCACCAGAGCATCCTGCCCCACTGATTGTAATGGGTGTCTGGAGAGACTAACCCTGCCAGGATGAAGTTACTCTTCTTTGCAACATGCCTTCCTTGATTTCCAaagcttcttttccctttgtaaCAGCAAAGTTAGCCTCATTaggttctttttgttttgcagtatTTAGGATTCCCATCCCATGTGAAACAATATGACTTTCTTCATAAAAGGAAATCACTAGAAACAGAAATATAATTACATCAGTATTGAAAAGCAAAATGCTGTGGCAGTGTCCCTGTGGGTGAACCTCTGCAGTCAATTACTCCCCATCTACCACACACAACTTGCTTGAAAATATCAATGTTTGAGCTAGGCTAGAATTCCTCCAATTGCCCATCTCTTGTTCCAAAGAATTaccagctattaaaaaaaaaaaaacaaacaaaaaacaaaacaaacaaacaaaaaccaaacgtCTGTGGCAGATACTGGTTTCCtctttcataaagaaaaaaaacagaacagcaaGAAACCTGGACTTACAGAGACTTGACAGTCTGCACAAACTCAGATGCAGTGCTCAACTACTGTTACCCACAGGCATTGTTTTCTAACATCTAACTAGcttaaatatagaatcatagaattattagagttggaaaggacctcaaggatcacctagttcaaacccccctgccatgggcagggacacctcccactagatcaggttgctcagagccacatccagcctggccttaaaaacctccagggatgaggcttctaccacctccctgggcaacctgttccagtgtctcaccaccctcatgacataaaacttcttcctaacatctaatctgaatctacccacttctagttttgttccagtTGTGCTGTTAAGTGCTGTGTCAGCTGGGTTAGGACAATAATTAACTTGTCCCTTCTTCTTTAAAGGCTCTCTGAAGAGGGTTGTTATTGTGACCTTACTCAGCCttgccttctccagcctaaacaaacATAACCAGTCTTTCATCAGAGATCACATTCCCTTAGATCATTCTCATTTCTCTGGTATTGGTCTAAGTGGCCCTCAAATTGGGATGCCCAAAACACACTGCCTTAAGTGGCTGTTGGTAGGAAACAGAGGGTGGTGTTCCACCCTCAGAGGTGGGAGGGTTTCTGAGAGCAGCGAACCACCAAAGCAGCGAAACCACTGCTCCTCTTCCACAAATGATGTGGACACAAGCCAAGCAAAAGACAGTGTCTGAAAGGCAAGTATCTTTGTTTGTTGTTAATGAACAAGTTGTGCTACAGCAACCTTCAGTATAAGATAAATATTTATTCCTGTTTATGTCATAGAGGGTTTTTTTACTTCTAAGCTAAGTCCAGGGATCTCATCAAATAAAGCCCAGTGTAAGTCAGTCCATCTGGAGAAGACAATGCTGACATTAGATGAACTGCTTGTGTCATGTTAATGCTGCTCACAGGAATGAAAAGAGTAAATGTCTTTTCATTTTAAGGAGAAAGTCCATCCTCCTTTCTATATTATGCTCCACAGGAAATGGTGTAATGCCTCTTGATGTTTAGGAAATGCAGAAGTGGTGGATGAAGCTGAGGTTGCATGATGAATCTGGAAAACAACTGACCTTTAACCCAGTTATTAATTGGGTACATTCACAACATCTGCTATGGCAAACTAAGCTTTAGCTATTACAGTTTGGATGAAATCACAACATAATCTGCCTGTTCTGCAGAGACACCTATGCAACAGTCATTTGCTTCAGTAGAACCCACCAAACAAGACACAAAATAGGCAGATACTTCATCCTCTCTGTACTCTTGAAAGTCcctgtgctgattttttttttcctcaaatttcgtattggatttttttttttaccctgttttaatttttttcccaatgatAATTGAGTTTGTAAACCACCTAGACTGTAATACAGCATTCTTGCTTATAAAAAATACAACCATTGTGAAGGTCTGAACTGcatgtttgttattttttttaagagggaGATCTTAGTGTTGTATTTTGTGGGTGTGgggagatgtttttcttttttctttttttttttttattggatgTATATAGGCTCAAAGACATAGTTTCATGGGCATGAAGCAAATCATATTTCTGTATCCCAGCTAAAGACCTTCTAGGATATAGTGCctgaaaaagcagagaacaaCCATTTGATGATAGCCACTGACATTATATGAAGTGATAAATAGTCAGGGTTGTTCAGATTTGAAAATCAGCatttaaaacagattttccaAGTTTGTCTTTGTCTTGCTGGAAACAGGAGCTTCAGCATGGTTTTAGAACAGGAGTGGAGGGTGGCTTGAACCTGTATGCTCTGTCTCCTGTTGGTATTTCATGTTGTCTGGCCTGAATTGTTGAAGGAACTTCTGGGAACCAAGGCTCTCTGTCTGCCTTTGCAACACTTACAGAGCTCAAGGAAAGATCTTAGAGAAGTTAGGGCTGCCAGTTTACATACTTGAGTTTGTAACATCTATCAAGTCTAATCCAGAGGCTTTGTCCTGAACTTGAATACTGAAGCTATTAACTCTTGAAATAAATAATagtaatatttttaatacttaCAGCTGAGTCTTCCTTCATCTTCATTTGATTGAACATCTGTTGAAAGAAGTGCATTATTGTAAGCAGGTAGGACTCATAAATATATTATTTAGCTAGATGAGGTTAATATTAAGCAACATCCACTGAAGTTAGGGTTCAATGTGCTAAATGCTCACTGGACAGCAAAATGCACTCCATACTCTAGCGGCTGACAACTTAGGTCTCTTTGTCAGCAAGGATGAATCTGAGACTTGAAGTAACAGCTTCACTCTGGTttagggacagagtcctgcaccATGCTTAGGTTGTTTCTGATGGAAGGATATGGCTTCTAGCACAGCTGTTGTACATGCTGGGCAAGATCACTActttgctttctcctgctcttttctGGAACACCTGGGTGTGCTAGCCATGAGGAAGAGCGTGTGGATTGGAAATGTGGTTTGTCCTTGTTCATTAAAAGGGTGGTTGCCTCTGCTCCTTTTTCTTAGATGTTAGTTCTTATATATCTGCAAAGCAGCTTACAGATATATCAGCAGGCTCAGTCTGGTTCACAACACATCTTTTAGAGCTGCATTCTCTTCTGTCATGTCAAGAATTGAAGAGTCCCACCCATGGGCAGATGCAGCAATAGAGGGATACACACGTATAACGTAGACTGACTGTGAGACATGCTCTGTTTCTAACTTGTAGAAAGCTGCCTGATTCCAGTGTGATCTAGAACTCTTAATTGTCCAGCTAGGGACTCTAAGGCTCACAGGACTAATCATCCTCTGATTTCTGCTCTGGACTCTGCTAAGCTACTATCCTTAGTCCTGTTCCACAGAGGAGCATCCCCTCCATCTGTCCAGAAACAGACTGCAGGGATCACAGCCTGAGTGGGTATGAAGTCTGAGGGTCAGGGTGCAATAGCAGAAAACCATAAAGCATGCAATGTCCTGGGGTGTACTACACATCCTCCCTGAGGCACTCCAGGTTTTTGATCACACCATGATTTCCTGCTGTTGTGTGCAGGCAGCTTACCTTTTATCTGTGTGCTGGATGATATTAAATATATTGGAAAATGGACAAGAATTGTTCAGATGTGGTCATGCAGATGCTGTGCCTCATTACCTGTGTAGGACACTAGTTTAGAGGACCTCCGTCTTCGTAGCCAGCAGGTTAGAGCAACCAGAACACCCATCAGAATGACAATGGAAATGATGCCAACTGCTTGAGCACCTCGCCCTTTTTTCCCCAGGCTTTTGGGACTTTCTGTGCTGGAAtcactgctttgcttctgctgtgtgtctagaacaaaatagaaaaaggaTGTAATAAAGTGTACATTTTCACATTTCATACATACAAATGCCACGTGAAATTTTCACATTTCATGTGCCACAATGGCAACTATTTGACCATATTTTTCACACAAAAAACCACTCTACTGTGCAAATTTTCTCATACCGAGTTTTTGTTCCTGGAAATAATTTATATCATTTGGCTATGTTTGTGGGATCAGTGTTGTTAGTCTAGAGTATGTGACTTCTTGGTGTGTTCAGGTAAACTAATTGTGGGTATCCAGCTACAGTCGCAAACAATTAAACCTCCTTGCACTAAGGTGCAGAAACCTGTGAAAGAAAGGTGTGGTGGGAGGCAGGAACAGGAACAGCAATGAGACTGAACAGCCACTTCCAGTAAGCTCTCCCACTCCAGACAGAGTCTTTACAGAGCTGTTTGGAAACCATGAAATCCACTATTGATACTATACCTAGAACTTTTCACAAATacgtttttaaaaaatagttttctggttttgtgaaGAGTTGAGTGTCTAAACTCTTGTTTTTACAATTGATCACTTATATCAGcaattattatattattaattatatattatattatattatactTGTGGGTTAATACTACCTTGTTTGCCATAGATCTACTttagattcatggaatcatagaatgggaggggttggtaGGAACCTCCAGCAATCATTGCATCCAACCTGTCTGCCAAGTAAATAGTGTTTTGTATTAAATTGAGTTTTGGAGGCTGAAATCGGAACTTTGAAACTAggcaaagcaaaaagcaaacttGAGTGCTGCAAAGCAGTCAGGTAGGGGTTCAGGAATTTGGATCTGCTGTATGATGCCCTTTGACAAATAACAAACCCCCACAAGTTATCACGTTCCTGAGGAACTAAAGGGTAAAACCCAGTGACTGTCTTGGATGCAAGAGCTTCTCAGTAACATTGTCATAATACATTAAACTGGATATTCACACAGTGTGAAGAAGTAAATGAAATCTATAGCTAAGCATAACTAGCTTGAAACAAAACTTGAGCTCTTCTCAGCATTTCTTGGAACTACTGAATTAATGTGTACCTATCATTAGTGGTTGATATTCCTGCTACCTAGAAAACATGATGTAGCATGAAGGGACTTACAGTTGGCTGATAGGTTTTcctgcagtattttattttctatggaGCACTCTATTTGCATGTTAGGAGAGGCTTTAACCTTCAGTGTGCTAAAAACACTGTAAGTGCCATCGTCGTGGAGGGTGATCTTTGGTTCTGATGAAGGCAAACGGCTGTTGTCAGTTTTATTTACCCAATAAACATTGGGCTTTGGGTATCCATTGCCAGACCTGCAGCTGAAAGTCACCTCCTCTTCAGTGCTGTTAGTGTTTCTCATTGGTCCTCTGAGTATTGGTTGGCTATAGCTAGCtggagagcaaaagaaaaagaaatagtcaTTGACAGGTTGAAAGGTATTGAGAAAACAAAATTGTGACAGTGGGTTCCAAGGTAGAAGTACTGGGTTTCACAAAACCCTCACGACTTGAATGGAAAACACCTGCAGGTTGGGTATGTAAGCCAGAAAGCTGAAAGACTTACTGGAAGGGTAGAAAGCTGAAGCCAAACccaaaggaaaaagcagcttCTTAAGGGCTAGAGACCTCATGTTAGTGAAACCCGAGATGAAAATAACCCACACTGGATAAACAGCTGTTATAGGTATTTCCCTGGTTTTAGATTCCCTGCCTCTAACATTTAAATTAAGGAGACTTCATTTCGGCAAAGGGCTGAAGCGTGTTTCAAAGTTAAGGGTATGCTTAAATATCACATTGAAAGAGCACAGATTTGAAAAGCTATGATGAAAATTTAGGTGAGTAAGTGCAAGTGATACTTCTTACCTGCTAAACTGAGAACCACGTTTGCCTGGTGAATGACTTTAGTATATTCTTTTTTCTGCAGCACTACACATTTGTAGGTATGCTCATCACTGTGGCTGACATTTAGGAGTAGCAGTGAAAAATTGCCTTCTTCCAGTCTATCCCAGAATAACTGAGTCCTGTTTTTAAAGTGAGCACACTGTTCACTTTCGTTGTCTTGACCGGAGATCAGTGCATGTACAACAGAGCACTCTTCTTGATCATCAGCTATTTGCCAATACACACGTAGGCTTTGTAAGTGCAATTCTGCTCCTCGATAAATGCAGCTCAGTGTAGCGTTGTCTCCAGGTTTACTGACAATCTTCTCCTCCAGTGCGGTAACTACAAGataaaaggagagagggagaatgaAAGGGAGGTTAAGTTGAGAAAATGTCGTTCTTTTCAAGTGTATTACACCACATTGTGGACTTCAGTATTATTATTTATATGAGGCAGCTGAGTGTGCTCACTTCATAGCCATTCCTAACTTTTGACTTGCTGGTGGCTAATTCTCTCTGGGTCTATTTGTCTCATGTTTTCCAAAGGGATCTTTCACAATCTAAAGCCTTCTGCTTGCTCCAAGGACCAACCAGTCTAAGAGTTCCTAGCCTCACAGAAGCCTGTATGTTTCACTTTGCCCACAGACTAGGACTCACtgtattgctgtctacagctacctgaagggtggttgtagccaggtgggggttggtctcttctcccaggcaaccagcaacagaacaaaaggatgcagtctcaagctgtgcaggaggaagtttaggcttgatcttagaagttcttcacagaaagagagattgcccattggaatgggctgcccagggaagtggttggggtCCCTggagtgtttaagaaaagactagatgaggcacttagtgccatggtctagttgattagttagggttgggtgattggctggacttgatgatcttggaggtctcttctaacctggttgattctgtgattctttggctGTAGACACACATTCAAGTActaaagctttatttttttgatgattaaaaaataattccaaataACACCAGGTAAATCACAGCAAgtggaaataataaaaaagagtgctattattattttgagaccccaaaaaataaacaggagaaaaaacagTGTTTCTCAAAGTGGATATGTTATAGCAATCACATTTTGTCCCTACCCATTGGTGTCGCCCTCTCAATAAACACACTCAGCTGGCAAACCAGCATGCCCACTTACCTCCACTGACACACCCATTAGATGTTTACAACCTCTCATGGTCTCTTGAGGTAGGCTAGCATAGTATCTGGCTTTCAGGGCACTTTTCCTGGTCTCCAGACATGAGAAAAgcagcctttcctccttccaACCAATGAGAAGGCAAGAGCTGGCTCACAAGTGATGCAGAAAGCACAGGTTAGCTAACTTGAAAGGGCTGGGATGGTTGTgaccacagctccctgcttaGGGGTGCACATTACCTCTCCTCCCCACCAACAACTAAAACCTCTCTGCTGCAATTCATTTGAGACCAAAGCATTGTGCAAGTTCTAAATGTTGGACTTGGGGGTGAAGGAGTTGGGTAAGAGGTTGGATGGTAGAGATTACAACTGGGGGAAGGCACTATGTGGGTGGgtgaattaggaaaaaaaaagatgacaggAGGGGGAGGGATTTGACATGCGACAAGAGCGCCCAGTGGAGCGGGAGGGAGACAGCCGTGTTAAAAGGGCACACGTCTTTGTGTTGGTGTGCACTGGACTCAGAAATAGTTCATCTACATGTCTGAGTTGGGCACCCTGCCTTAATACCACTGAAGGAAATATAGCACTCATAGGAAGGAAGGCAGTATCTTAGTATGCTCTCCAGGCCCTTACACACTGCTAGGCAAGACAAGAAGTAACAGGCTTGAATTGTAACAAGGGTGCTGCAGCTCCAACACTGGGAAACTTCTCATAATGGAGAAGTGAAACTCTGGGAAGCATTGCAAGGAAGAGGGAGGCACTTCCATCACTGGTATTCTTCAGGAAcatgccagctggcagctgctgaggttGTACCTGGAACAGTTTGTCCTGATTTTGGGATCAAGGAGTTTTCTTGATTTTGTTGAGGTCCTTGGTGATTAAGCAAGAACAAAGGAGACACAAG harbors:
- the ICOSLG gene encoding ICOS ligand, giving the protein MGRSNAVPGRYRFLLLLLHILRAVTALEEKIVSKPGDNATLSCIYRGAELHLQSLRVYWQIADDQEECSVVHALISGQDNESEQCAHFKNRTQLFWDRLEEGNFSLLLLNVSHSDEHTYKCVVLQKKEYTKVIHQANVVLSLAASYSQPILRGPMRNTNSTEEEVTFSCRSGNGYPKPNVYWVNKTDNSRLPSSEPKITLHDDGTYSVFSTLKVKASPNMQIECSIENKILQENLSANYTQQKQSSDSSTESPKSLGKKGRGAQAVGIISIVILMGVLVALTCWLRRRRSSKLVSYTDVQSNEDEGRLSCKY